The Bos indicus x Bos taurus breed Angus x Brahman F1 hybrid chromosome 3, Bos_hybrid_MaternalHap_v2.0, whole genome shotgun sequence genome includes a window with the following:
- the FDPS gene encoding farnesyl pyrophosphate synthase isoform X1 produces the protein MPPPMLPLSRWLRSVGVFLLPAPCWVPQDRLLGPLQRPTLGHGCPVLGAWHSARCWRQAWTEEPRAFYSSLRMNGDQKLDAYAQERQDFIQHFSQIVKVLTEEDIGHPEIGDAITRLKEVLEYNAIGGKYNRGLTVVITFRELVEPGKQDPDSLQRALTVGWCVELLQAFFLVSDDIMDSSLTRRGQTCWYQKPGIGLDAINDAFLLESSIYRLLKLYCREQPYYLDLIELFLQSSYQTEIGQTLDLITAPQGNVDLGRFTEKRYKSIVKYKTAFYSFYLPVAAAMYMAGIDGEKEHAHAKKILLEMGEFFQIQDDYLDLFGDPSMTGKIGTDIQDNKCSWLVVQCLQRASPEQRQILQENYGQKEAEKVARVKALYEEMNLSAVYMQYEEDSYNHIMGLIEQYAAPLPPAIFLGLAQKIYKRKK, from the exons ATGCCACCTCCCATGCTGCCCCTGTCCCGCTGGCTGAGATCTGTGGGGGTCTTCTTGCTGCCAGCCCCGTGCTGGGTGCCCCAGGACAGGTTGCTGGGTCCCCTACAGCGACCCACCCTGGGGCACGGGTGCCCAGTCCTGGGGGCCTGGCACAGTGCCCGCTGCTGGCGGCAagcgtggacagaggagcctcg AGCATTTTACTCCTCCCTCAGAATGAATGGAGACCAGAAATTGGACGCTTACGCCCAAGAAAGGCAGGATTTCATCCAGCACTTCTCCCAGATTGTCAAGGTGCTGACTGAGGAGGACATTGGGCATCCAGAGATAGGAGATGCCATTACCCGACTCAAGGAG GTCCTGGAGTACAATGCCATCGGAGGCAAGTACAATCGGGGTTTGACGGTGGTAATAACCTTCCGGGAGCTTGTGGAGCCTGGGAAACAAGATCCTGACAGTCTCCAGCGGGCCCTGACTGTGGGCTGGTGTGTGGAACTG CTCCAAGCCTTCTTCCTGGTGTCAGATGACATTATGGACTCATCCCTCACCCGACGGGGGCAGACCTGCTGGTATCAGAAG CCAGGCATAGGTTTGGATGCCATCAATGATGCTTTCCTTCTGGAATCATCCATCTACCGCCTGTTGAAGCTGTACTGTCGGGAGCAGCCCTATTACCTGGACCTGATCGAGCTCTTCCTGCAG AGTTCTTATCAAACTGAGATCGGACAGACCTTGGACCTCATCACAGCTCCCCAGGGCAACGTGGATCTTGGCAGATTCACAGAAAAGAG GTATAAGTCTATTGTCAAGTACAAGACAGCTTTCTACTCCTTTTACCTTCCTGTAGCTGCTGCCATGTATATG GCGGGCATTGATGGGGAGAAGGAGCATGCCCATGCCAAGAAGATCCTGCTGGAGATGGGAGAGTTCTTTCAGATTCAG GATGATTACCTCGATCTCTTTGGGGACCCCAGCATGACGGGTAAGATCGGCACAGACATCCAGGACAACAAGTGCAGCtggctggtggtccagtgtctgcAGCGGGCCTCTCCAGAGCAGCGCCAAATCCTGCAG GAGAACTATGGGCAGAAGGAGGCTGAGAAGGTGGCCCGAGTAAAGGCGCTCTACGAGGAGATGAATCTGTCGGCTGT